GTAAGGATGGGGTTATGCGTTCCTCTCTTCGGATTTCCAATCGTCGTCAGTCAACTCGGCGTCGTGGTTTCACGCTGATGGAAGTGTTGCTCGTGCTCGCGATCCTGGTCATTCTGGGCTCGATCGTCACCGTTTCGGTCCTCAAGATGCAGGCCACCGCGTTCAAAGACGCTGCCCGGACTCAGTTGCGGTCGTTTGAAGACGCCATCAAGCTCTATCAATTGCACGTCAATCAAGTTCCCTCGAACCTCGATTCGCTTGTCGAATTGCCCGCCGATCTGCCTAACCAGACCAAGTGGCAGGGGCCGTACATCGACAAGCAGATTCCGCTCGATCCTTGGGATCAACCGTATCAATACGAAGTGATTGACGACGAGCGCTATAACATCTTTAGTGCCGGCCCCGATCGAACTCCCAGTACCGACGACGATATCACCCTCTAATGTCCGGTGAGCAATGCCAAGGGGCAGCGTGAAGCACCCGAAGAGTAGCGGGCAGCCTAAAACGAGCTGCCGGGCTCGCGGTGCGTTCTCGCTGATGGAATTGATGGTCGTGCTGGTCATCATGGTGCTGGCTGCAGCTGTCGCGATGCCTGCTCTGACTGGTTCGCTGCGGGCTCAAAGGCTGAAGAGCGCGTCGGAAACGATGCGCATCGAGTGGTCGCGGGCGCACGTTAAAGCAATGAAGAGCGGACGGATTCAAGTTTTCCGCTTCGAAGTCTCGGGCCGGAAGTTCACACTCCAGCCTTGGCTGGCTGCGGACGAAGCCACCGAAGGAAATCCGATCGACAGCGTGGCCAGTTTCGGTACAGCTCCGGAAACGGCGTTGGATGATTGCGAGACAAAAGAACTTCCCGAGGGAATTACGTTCGCCGGTGGCGATGCGAAGTTCGATACGCGGGCTTATGAAGTTGAAGACTTCATGATGCAAAACAATACTTCCGCCGAGCAATGGTCTCGACCGATCTTGTTTTATCCCGATGGCTCGGCAACCGATTCCTATGTGATTGTCGCCGACGAAAAGCAAGCAGCGATTCGCGTTCAACTGCGCGGGCTGACTGGCACGAGTGCCGTCGGCGAGCAGGCGCTGCTCGAAGATTTGCTGGCCGCGATTCGCCCGGGTGAGGTGCTGCCATGATTCGCAACAAGAACAGAGCACTCCGGGGTCTCTCGTTGCTGGAAGTGATGCTCGCCCTGGCAATCTTGGGGGGCTCGATGGCCGTCCTTGGCCAACTGGTGCGCATTGGTTCGATCTCGGCTGCCACAGCCCGCGATTCGACCACCGCCCAGTTGCTGGCCGAGAGCAAGATGGCTGAAATCGCCAGCGGCATCGCCCTTCCCGATACGATTTTTCAACAGCCGGCCGACGACGAAGGAGAATGGCTCTACTCGGTAGAGTCACAACAAATCGATCAGCAGGGCCTGCTCACGATTCTGGTCACAGTCGAGCAAGATCCACAAACGCACACGCGCCCTGTCCTCTTCAGCCTGACTCGCTGGATCGTCGATCCCACCGTGGAAGAAGCAGCCCGTCTCGCCGCTGAAGAGAAAAAGTCAGCCGCTGCGACTGCCAGTCAAGGACAAGCGGGGACAACGCAATCGGCCGCTTCCAGCCTAGGGGGAGCCGGTGCTGGTGGTGGTTTCCCTGGCGGTGGTGCTGGTGGTGGAAATAACGGCGGCGGCAACAACGGTGATGGCCAAGGTGGCGGTCCTGGTGGTGGCGGCGGTGGATTCGTAGGTGGTGGCGGCGGTGGATTCCCAGGTGGTGGCGGCGGTGGATTCCCAGGTGGTGGTGGCGGTATCGGACCAGGCGGCGGCGGTGGACAAGGCCCCGGTGGCGGGCCGCGTGGTGGTGGCCAAGGTGGCCCACGTGGTGGCGGAACTCGGGGCGGCGGTGGTGCACCGCGCGGAGGCTTCGGTGGCCGCTAAATCCAACAATACAATCGCCGTTCTTTCGCCGCACGCCGCGCGGTTCGCGGTTTCTGCGCGCGGCGTGACATTGCTCGAACTGATTCTCGCCCTCAGCCTGACGACCATCGTCATGGGTCTGATTGCGATGGCCATCGATCTCAATTTCCGGATGTACGACACGCGTCGCACGCATGTCGAAGAGACACAACTCGCCCGTTCGATTCTTCGTCATATTGCCGATGACATTCGCGCTGCTGTGCAACATATGCCGCCCGACTTAAGTGGCTTGGAAACAGTCGCCGGCAATAGCCAGAACGCCAGCGCGATGCTCGGCGGCGCAGGCATGGGCGCTTTGGGTGGTGCGACGGGCGGTCAAGGAGGAACTGGTGGCGCGGGCGCGAATCAGGGCGCAAGTGGACAGAACTCGAATTCGACCGGTGGGCAGGGTGGCCAAGGCCAAGGTGGTACGGGCAACACCGGTGGCGGGACTGGAAACGGCGGCAATTCTCAAAATACGCTCGGCAGCACGGACTTGAACGTCAACCCGCAAACGGAGCAAGCCACTTCAACCTACGGCGAGCAATCGGCTGGCGGTGTAGTCGGGCTCTATGGCAGCGGCACTGAATTGCAACTCGATGTCAGCCGGTTGCCGCGAGTTGACCAATATCAGGCAGAACTCTCGGCCGATGCCCTACAAAGCGTCGTCGATATTCCCAGCGACATGAAGACGGTCTCTTACTTCCTCCGTTCCGAAGAAGCAGCCCTTTCGTCTGGGATGGGAATTGCTCCCAGTTCGCAAGTCACCGCCAGTTTGGATGGTCGCGGTCGGGGCTTGATGCGCCGCGTCCTCGATCGCGCTGTTTCGATCTGGTCGGAAGAGAACGGCAACACGAACGGCACGCTGGGCAACACTGAACTGCTGGCCGAAGAAGTGGTCGGGCTGCAGTTCATGTATTTCGATGGTGCCAGTTGGACCAGCGAATGGGACTCGGTCGCCAGTCAAGGGCTGCCCGTAGCGATTGAAATCACGCTCGTTTTGTCGCCACCTGGTGATGGGGCCAAAACTTCGCTCAATCCGCTCGCCGAGGTTTCGACTGCGACCGAAGAACCGGAAGAGCGCGTCTATACGCTCACCGTGAGTTTGCCCACAGCCAGCTCGATCGACGAAAAACCGCAGGCTTCGACTGAAGACACTGCCCTGTCGCAAACCGGCAATCTCGATCTCTCCGGCGATGCCGCGGCGGCAGCTGGTGGTGGTGGTGGCATGGGTGGCGGGTTCCCTGGACAAAACGGTGGCCAAGGTGGCGGTCAGGGAAATGGACAGAATAGCGGCCAAGGTGGGTTCGGTGGCTTCCCCGGTCAAGGTGGCGGCGGACAGGGCGGCTTCCCGGGACAGGGAGGTGGTCAAGGGGGACCACGCGGCGGTGGTGGCGGCCAATCAGGAGGCGGTCAAGGTGGGCCGCGCGGCGGTGGTGGACAGGGACAAGGTGGGCCACGCGGAGGCGGCGGCTTTGGTGGCGGCATGAGCGGCGGTGGTATGGGCGGATTTGGCGGTGGCTTTGGTGGCATGGGCGGCGGAGGTGGCCGTGGTCGCTAAGCGCTCGCCTGTTTCGCCTGCTCAGCGGGGTATGATCCTCATCATCGTGCTGATTGTGGTCATGTTCCTCGCGCTCGGTGCTTACTCGTTCACCGACTTGATGCTGACCCATCAAGAGTCGGCTCAACTCACCGGTCGCCAGGTGCAAACTCGGCTGCTCGTCGATTCGGGGGTCGAAGCCACGCGGCTCTTTCTTTCGCAAAGCAAACTGGCCCGACTCGAAGCGGGGGGCGTCTTCAACAACCCCGGCCGCTTCAAAGGGTTGACCATCGTTCCCGACGAAGACCCACGCGAACGAGCCAGCGTGGCGATCTTGTCGCCGAACTTGAGTGACGAAGGGACTCTCGCCGGCCTGCGTAACGGGCTGGAAGATGAATCCACTCGCTTGAACTTGAATACGCTGCTGGTATTGGAAGCGCAGCAAGAGGGCTCAGCCACTCAGTTGCTCATGGGCTTGCCCGGCATGACCGAAGAAGCCGCGGATGCAATTCTCGATTGGATTGATCCAGACGATGAATCTCGCCCGCTCGGCGCTGAGGTCGATCATTATTCAGGACTGAATCCTGCGTATCGCCCCAAGAATGGCCCGCTCGATACGGTCGAGGAGTTGCTCCTGGTGCGCGGCATCACCCCACAATTGCTCTTTGGGGCCGATGTGAATCGCAATGGAACGCTCGATCCGCATGAGGGAGGGAGCGAAGATTCGTCCGGCGCTTCCGATCGTGGCTGGTCGGCCTACTTCACGTTGCACAGTCTCGAAAACAACTTGCAAGAAAACGGCGAACCGCGCGTCTATCTCAACGGCAACGATGTCAACTTGTTGTATGAGAGTCTGAATGCTGCGGGACTGCCGCAGGACTGGGTGAACTTCATCATTGCTTATCGGCAGAATGGACCCAACGCAGCAGCGGGCCAAGCCAGTGTGCCGGCCAGCAACTTAACGCTCGACCTGTCGAAGCCCGTTCGCGTTCCGCTAGTGCAATTGCTCGACCTGTGCGATGCCCGCCTGCGGGTGACGAACGCCGGCCAGTCGCAAGTGATTGCCTCCCCATTCACCAGCGGACTCGGTGGCGGTATGGGTTTGTGGCTGCCGAAATTGATGGACACTTGCACGATCAACCCCGCAACAACTATTCCGGGGCGCATCAACATCAATCAAGCGCCGGCTCACATCTTGCGCGGCATTCCGGGAATGAACGACGATATCATTACCGAGATTCTTTCGCGGCGGTCGTACGAAGCGGCTGCCGACGATGCCAACAAGCGGCACGAAACCTGGATTATGGCGGAGGGAATTGTCACCCTCGCCGAGATGCGCACGCTGATGCCGTTCGTTTGTGCGGGGGGTGACGTTTATCGGGCGCAGATCGTCGGCTATTACCAGAGTGGCGAAGCGTCGGCTCGGGCCGAGGTGATATTCGATGCTTCCTCCTCCCCGGCACGCGTATTATTCTGGAGAGACCTGAGTCATCTGGGTCGTGGCTATGCCGTCGAGACGCTCGGGGTCGATTTTCTCGAAGGTGGCTTGGGTGGCGCACCAATTCCCGGTGCAATGTCGACACCAGGCTCTGGCGGTTATTAGGCAGACAGTTATTGCTTCTGGTTCGCAGCCCATCAATTGCTGCGACGGATTGAGTTCACATCATGCAGCGTTTGGTCGCCTTCGAATGGGATAGCAAAGAGTTCCGCGTCGCGATTGCGCAGCAGCGGGGCAAGAACGCGATTATTGAAGAAGCGTTCGCCATTCCGTTTCTCACTCGCGAACAACCGATCACGCCCGCGGAAATCGGTACGCTGCTCGGCAAAGAGTTGCAGCAACGTGGCATTTCCAAAGGGGACGCGCTGATCGCCGTCGGTCGCGCGAACTTGGAACTCCGCTTCCTGAATACTCCGCCCGCTCCGGCCGATGAACTTCCCGACCTCGTACGCTTTCAAGCAATGCGGCAGTTCGCCACCCTGGGGGATGATTGGCCGCTCGACTTTTCCCCGCTCGGCAGCACCGCCGATGGTGGCTCTAGCGTACTCGCGACTGCAGTCTCGCCCGAAATCGTGGCGCAGATTCGCGGCGTCTGTGCCGCGGCAGGACTTACGGCCTCGCACCTGGTGCTGCGTCCCTTCGCGGCAGCTTCGCTGTTGCGGGCGACGACACAAGACGATCGCTGCCGGATGACGGTCGACATGCTGGGGGACGATGCCGACCTGGCCGTGCTGATTGGTCCGAATGT
Above is a window of Anatilimnocola aggregata DNA encoding:
- a CDS encoding pilus assembly FimT family protein, coding for MKHPKSSGQPKTSCRARGAFSLMELMVVLVIMVLAAAVAMPALTGSLRAQRLKSASETMRIEWSRAHVKAMKSGRIQVFRFEVSGRKFTLQPWLAADEATEGNPIDSVASFGTAPETALDDCETKELPEGITFAGGDAKFDTRAYEVEDFMMQNNTSAEQWSRPILFYPDGSATDSYVIVADEKQAAIRVQLRGLTGTSAVGEQALLEDLLAAIRPGEVLP
- the gspG gene encoding type II secretion system major pseudopilin GspG: MRSSLRISNRRQSTRRRGFTLMEVLLVLAILVILGSIVTVSVLKMQATAFKDAARTQLRSFEDAIKLYQLHVNQVPSNLDSLVELPADLPNQTKWQGPYIDKQIPLDPWDQPYQYEVIDDERYNIFSAGPDRTPSTDDDITL
- a CDS encoding type IV pilus modification PilV family protein; its protein translation is MIRNKNRALRGLSLLEVMLALAILGGSMAVLGQLVRIGSISAATARDSTTAQLLAESKMAEIASGIALPDTIFQQPADDEGEWLYSVESQQIDQQGLLTILVTVEQDPQTHTRPVLFSLTRWIVDPTVEEAARLAAEEKKSAAATASQGQAGTTQSAASSLGGAGAGGGFPGGGAGGGNNGGGNNGDGQGGGPGGGGGGFVGGGGGGFPGGGGGGFPGGGGGIGPGGGGGQGPGGGPRGGGQGGPRGGGTRGGGGAPRGGFGGR
- a CDS encoding type II secretion system minor pseudopilin codes for the protein MVAKRSPVSPAQRGMILIIVLIVVMFLALGAYSFTDLMLTHQESAQLTGRQVQTRLLVDSGVEATRLFLSQSKLARLEAGGVFNNPGRFKGLTIVPDEDPRERASVAILSPNLSDEGTLAGLRNGLEDESTRLNLNTLLVLEAQQEGSATQLLMGLPGMTEEAADAILDWIDPDDESRPLGAEVDHYSGLNPAYRPKNGPLDTVEELLLVRGITPQLLFGADVNRNGTLDPHEGGSEDSSGASDRGWSAYFTLHSLENNLQENGEPRVYLNGNDVNLLYESLNAAGLPQDWVNFIIAYRQNGPNAAAGQASVPASNLTLDLSKPVRVPLVQLLDLCDARLRVTNAGQSQVIASPFTSGLGGGMGLWLPKLMDTCTINPATTIPGRININQAPAHILRGIPGMNDDIITEILSRRSYEAAADDANKRHETWIMAEGIVTLAEMRTLMPFVCAGGDVYRAQIVGYYQSGEASARAEVIFDASSSPARVLFWRDLSHLGRGYAVETLGVDFLEGGLGGAPIPGAMSTPGSGGY